The following are from one region of the Pseudodesulfovibrio piezophilus C1TLV30 genome:
- the rapZ gene encoding RNase adapter RapZ — MISHNSFPVVVVTGISGSGKSTALKVFEDLGFFCIDGLPSSMSAKIAELILKQDSKYRGLALGMDMRQLEFNDGWNHALKELAAMGIVPQVLFLEAKQPELVRRYATTRRLHPLESQSLGLDKALEKERSLLEPIRSKADLVLDTTDYSVHDLRRVLQTKWTAIEELGRGMRVHIISFGFKYGVPTEADFVFDLRFLPNPYFDKNLKPLSGLDKSIQSYVLESQVGSDFNSKFQDFVTYMLPLYADEGRYRITLSLGCTGGRHRSVSVAESLLATLKKKGYAVTIEHRHMELG; from the coding sequence TTGATTTCCCACAATTCTTTTCCCGTTGTTGTCGTTACAGGTATTTCTGGTTCCGGCAAAAGTACAGCACTCAAGGTCTTCGAAGATTTGGGTTTTTTCTGTATTGATGGGCTTCCTTCGAGTATGTCTGCTAAAATTGCTGAATTAATTTTAAAGCAGGATTCAAAATACCGAGGGTTGGCTCTTGGGATGGATATGCGGCAACTTGAGTTCAATGATGGTTGGAATCATGCGCTCAAAGAGTTGGCTGCAATGGGAATTGTTCCTCAAGTTCTTTTCTTGGAGGCAAAACAGCCGGAACTTGTTCGACGATATGCCACTACCAGACGGCTCCACCCTTTGGAAAGTCAATCCCTTGGCCTTGATAAAGCTTTGGAGAAAGAACGAAGTCTTCTTGAACCTATTCGAAGCAAAGCTGATCTCGTTTTGGATACAACTGACTACTCTGTGCATGATTTGAGAAGAGTTTTGCAGACAAAGTGGACAGCTATTGAAGAGCTTGGCCGGGGTATGCGTGTTCACATCATCTCTTTCGGTTTTAAGTATGGCGTTCCCACTGAAGCTGATTTCGTTTTTGATTTGCGTTTTTTGCCTAATCCATATTTCGATAAAAACTTAAAACCACTTTCCGGGCTGGATAAGTCTATTCAAAGTTATGTACTTGAGAGTCAAGTCGGGAGCGATTTCAATAGTAAATTTCAAGATTTTGTAACATACATGCTCCCTCTCTATGCCGATGAAGGACGATATAGAATTACGCTCTCTCTTGGTTGCACAGGAGGGCGGCATCGGTCGGTTTCCGTGGCAGAGTCATTGCTGGCGACCTTGAAAAAAAAGGGATATGCAGTGACTATTGAA
- a CDS encoding PTS sugar transporter subunit IIA → MKLGDYLEKNFVLFNLASDTKSEALTELLAPIGEAYPEMDTDQAVRVLLERESLGTTGIGDGIAIPHGKLENIEKVVIAVGRSLQGVEFEALDHKPCSIFFLVLAPENSAGMHLRILAQISRILKDEAFRKRFIETESHDELWQLLQDV, encoded by the coding sequence ATGAAACTCGGTGATTATTTAGAAAAGAATTTCGTTCTTTTCAATCTCGCCTCTGATACAAAATCTGAGGCTTTGACAGAACTTCTCGCCCCTATTGGCGAAGCATATCCTGAGATGGACACGGACCAAGCGGTTCGTGTCCTTCTTGAACGTGAGAGCCTGGGAACAACCGGCATTGGTGACGGGATAGCCATTCCTCACGGCAAACTTGAAAATATCGAGAAGGTTGTTATCGCTGTGGGACGAAGTCTCCAAGGGGTCGAATTTGAAGCCCTTGATCATAAGCCATGCTCAATCTTTTTCCTTGTTCTTGCACCTGAGAATAGTGCTGGTATGCACCTTCGTATATTGGCCCAAATCTCACGCATTCTTAAGGATGAGGCTTTTCGAAAACGTTTTATTGAGACTGAATCTCATGATGAGTTATGGCAACTTCTCCAAGATGTTTAA
- the hpf gene encoding ribosome hibernation-promoting factor, HPF/YfiA family: MNISFTFKNFEPSDHLKGYAQKRFEKIGKFVPDSEADLQVNLLVEKFRHKADVILNADNIHISAYEDSEDMYSTIDMVLDKLEAQLRRMREKVKNRSKQARGNKVQMNFFSYDDVTGEHIPTIVGTDSYEAKPMSIDEAAEQLNTFDNEFLVFLNAETEDVNVIYKRKNGDYGLIDPGN; encoded by the coding sequence ATGAACATAAGCTTCACTTTCAAGAATTTTGAGCCGTCTGACCATTTGAAGGGTTATGCACAAAAGAGATTTGAAAAGATAGGTAAGTTCGTTCCCGACTCCGAAGCAGATCTCCAAGTCAATCTTTTAGTAGAAAAGTTTCGGCACAAGGCTGATGTTATTTTGAATGCTGACAACATTCATATCTCTGCATATGAAGATTCAGAAGATATGTATTCTACCATTGACATGGTTTTGGATAAGCTTGAGGCTCAACTGCGTAGAATGCGTGAAAAGGTCAAGAATAGAAGCAAGCAGGCTCGTGGCAATAAGGTTCAAATGAACTTCTTTTCATATGACGATGTGACAGGAGAACATATACCTACAATTGTTGGCACTGATAGTTACGAAGCAAAGCCAATGTCAATAGATGAGGCTGCGGAGCAATTAAACACGTTTGATAATGAATTCCTCGTTTTTCTGAATGCGGAAACTGAGGATGTTAATGTAATTTATAAGCGAAAGAATGGCGATTACGGATTAATCGACCCTGGTAATTAA
- the rpoN gene encoding RNA polymerase factor sigma-54, whose protein sequence is MGLELRQQLKLSQQLVMTPQLQQAIKLLQLSRLELLETVQQELLENPFLEETEIETEIREKEELTESQAEEELVRTADWENYLGEFSSTSKQASARDSEVPEEGLSFEARLASKPSLDGHMSWQMRLSNFSESEIAIGEIIIGNLDHNGYLQATNEEIMSMVDASDEEIEAVILRLQRLDPVGVAARTPQECLLVQMDVLGLDDPILFSLVKDHLEDLEKNRYKPLARKFKISMEDLKSYLDLMQTLDPMPGTNFSSTEPHYVSPDVFVYKYGDEFVIILNEDGMPRLQMNSFYMDTMRDVADKEKDYFQEKMRSAAWLMKSLYQRQRTLYKVVDSIVRFQRGFFEEGVTKLRPLILKEVAEDIEMHESTVSRITTSKYVSTPHGIFELKFFFNSALDLNDGSQVGSESVKALIKKMIANEDTKRPLSDEKIGEILKDELDVNIARRTVAKYRSAMGIASSSKRKQYF, encoded by the coding sequence ATGGGACTTGAACTCAGACAACAACTCAAGCTTTCTCAGCAACTGGTCATGACTCCCCAGTTGCAGCAGGCCATAAAGCTGTTGCAACTTTCTCGCCTTGAGCTTTTGGAAACTGTTCAACAGGAACTTCTGGAAAACCCTTTTCTGGAAGAAACAGAAATTGAGACAGAAATCCGAGAGAAAGAGGAGTTAACTGAATCTCAAGCAGAAGAAGAGCTTGTGCGGACAGCTGATTGGGAAAATTATTTGGGAGAATTCTCAAGTACTTCTAAGCAGGCGTCGGCACGTGATTCCGAGGTACCTGAAGAAGGACTTTCTTTTGAGGCTCGGCTTGCCTCAAAACCCTCACTGGATGGGCATATGAGCTGGCAAATGAGATTGTCTAATTTCTCAGAATCAGAAATTGCTATCGGTGAAATCATTATCGGTAATCTTGACCATAATGGCTATCTTCAGGCCACTAATGAAGAAATTATGAGCATGGTCGATGCTTCGGATGAAGAAATTGAAGCTGTGATTTTGCGACTCCAGCGGTTGGACCCTGTTGGTGTGGCTGCTCGAACGCCACAAGAATGTCTTCTCGTGCAAATGGATGTTTTAGGGCTTGATGATCCTATTCTGTTCTCCTTGGTTAAGGACCATCTGGAAGATCTCGAAAAAAACCGTTATAAGCCCTTAGCTAGGAAATTTAAAATTTCCATGGAAGACCTCAAGAGTTATCTTGATTTAATGCAGACGTTGGATCCTATGCCTGGGACCAATTTTTCCAGTACAGAACCTCACTATGTAAGTCCTGATGTCTTTGTATACAAGTACGGTGATGAATTTGTGATTATCCTTAATGAGGATGGGATGCCTCGATTGCAGATGAATTCATTTTACATGGACACTATGCGGGATGTTGCGGATAAGGAAAAAGATTATTTTCAGGAAAAGATGCGTTCTGCCGCGTGGTTGATGAAAAGTCTGTACCAGAGGCAGAGAACGTTGTATAAAGTAGTCGACAGCATCGTACGATTTCAAAGAGGTTTTTTTGAAGAAGGAGTTACAAAACTCAGGCCTTTAATTCTTAAGGAAGTTGCTGAAGATATCGAAATGCATGAATCCACCGTGAGTCGGATTACCACAAGTAAATATGTTTCGACTCCTCATGGTATCTTTGAGTTGAAATTTTTCTTCAACAGCGCATTGGATTTGAATGATGGTTCGCAAGTCGGTTCAGAAAGTGTTAAGGCACTCATCAAAAAAATGATAGCGAACGAAGATACTAAAAGACCGTTAAGTGATGAAAAAATTGGTGAAATTCTTAAGGATGAGCTTGATGTTAATATAGCTCGACGTACTGTTGCCAAGTACCGTTCAGCAATGGGAATTGCATCTTCTTCAAAGCGTAAACAATATTTCTAA
- the lptB gene encoding LPS export ABC transporter ATP-binding protein, whose amino-acid sequence MSDGLIATNLSKRYGQKEVVHGINLELNPQEVVGLLGPNGAGKTTTFYMLVGIVKPNTGQVSLSGKALTNKPLHERARLGVSYLPQENSIFKKLSVRQNLEIILEQTSLSSKAQKKRAEELMEMFTISKLADQAAMFLSGGERRRLEIARALIMDPKFILLDEPFAGVDPIAVIDIQDIISVLKSMGIGILISDHNVRETLNICDRAYLVYEGTVILEGTPDIIVQDSRARQIYLGEDFRL is encoded by the coding sequence ATGTCTGATGGTTTGATAGCAACAAATCTGTCCAAAAGGTACGGCCAAAAGGAAGTTGTACACGGCATAAATCTGGAACTGAATCCACAAGAAGTCGTTGGATTGCTTGGGCCAAATGGTGCAGGTAAAACAACTACTTTTTATATGCTTGTTGGGATTGTTAAGCCAAATACTGGGCAGGTTTCTTTGTCGGGGAAAGCTCTGACGAATAAACCTTTGCATGAGCGGGCTCGGCTTGGGGTGAGTTATCTTCCTCAGGAAAATTCTATTTTTAAAAAACTATCAGTTCGTCAGAATCTCGAAATAATACTTGAACAGACGTCTTTGAGTTCCAAGGCTCAGAAAAAAAGAGCTGAAGAGTTGATGGAGATGTTCACTATCAGCAAACTTGCGGATCAAGCAGCCATGTTTCTTTCAGGAGGGGAAAGACGTCGCTTGGAAATTGCAAGAGCGCTCATAATGGATCCGAAATTTATTTTGTTGGATGAGCCTTTTGCCGGTGTTGACCCTATTGCTGTTATTGATATTCAGGATATCATTTCCGTTCTGAAAAGCATGGGGATAGGGATTCTTATTTCTGATCATAATGTTAGAGAAACATTGAATATTTGTGATAGAGCATATCTTGTCTACGAGGGGACTGTTATTCTCGAAGGGACTCCAGATATTATCGTGCAAGACAGTCGAGCTCGTCAAATCTATCTCGGTGAGGATTTTCGTCTTTGA
- a CDS encoding LptA/OstA family protein, giving the protein MLKGQKVKVDFVEGNWGAVFDLNATAHDEKDALGYSHMRFLAPAQMKQENEKDIVVSSIPLPPSGEGEVKADVQAEAPFSPSAFGVTPGRVPIKISSERMIYDESGKMVSFVGNVVAEHGDLTLWAHKLSAYLASSSDKKFSADSIDKIVAEGSVKAQKGRSRGSCGKLIYFVSRQVLRMEDNPQLQDGPNSLTGDVINFYAKENRSEVVGGNGKRVQAVFMTPDSVKVQ; this is encoded by the coding sequence TTGTTAAAAGGACAGAAAGTCAAAGTTGATTTTGTTGAAGGGAATTGGGGGGCCGTCTTCGACCTCAATGCCACCGCACATGACGAGAAGGATGCTCTTGGATATTCTCATATGCGTTTTTTGGCACCGGCCCAGATGAAGCAGGAAAATGAGAAAGATATCGTAGTTTCTTCAATACCTTTACCTCCCAGTGGGGAAGGTGAAGTCAAGGCCGACGTTCAAGCAGAAGCTCCTTTTTCACCAAGTGCATTTGGTGTCACTCCGGGAAGAGTTCCTATCAAGATATCTTCAGAACGCATGATTTATGATGAGAGTGGGAAGATGGTTTCTTTTGTTGGAAATGTCGTTGCTGAACATGGTGATTTAACTCTTTGGGCCCATAAATTGTCTGCATACCTTGCTTCGAGCTCTGATAAAAAATTTTCGGCTGACAGTATTGATAAAATCGTAGCAGAAGGGAGTGTGAAAGCCCAAAAAGGGCGTTCACGAGGATCATGTGGCAAGTTGATTTATTTTGTCAGTCGTCAAGTGCTTCGGATGGAAGATAATCCTCAATTACAGGATGGTCCTAACAGTTTAACAGGTGACGTCATTAATTTTTACGCCAAGGAAAATCGAAGTGAGGTTGTTGGTGGAAATGGCAAGAGAGTACAGGCTGTTTTTATGACCCCTGACAGTGTCAAGGTGCAATAA
- the lptC gene encoding LPS export ABC transporter periplasmic protein LptC: MKRRSALFFILIFALGLLLGIAIKETFFTDILVTPEKASGGGSRDEILDQSDIVAQDIELVQGKQGAMTWKLLAKKAQYNQERKLIGVEHPQLTAFYGEDRQEVYVKADLGDVDQSNDNLTLYDNVTGRFGDIELLAQHLDYVGAMHKVYLKGGVIVRRPDMTLTGAAVEIDLISRELIAAGGVEALFSPQKYSGMSLNK, from the coding sequence ATGAAAAGGCGTTCTGCGCTTTTCTTTATACTCATTTTTGCTCTTGGTTTGCTCTTGGGGATAGCTATCAAGGAGACTTTTTTCACCGATATTCTTGTCACTCCAGAAAAAGCTTCGGGAGGTGGCAGTCGAGATGAAATTTTGGATCAATCAGATATTGTAGCGCAAGATATAGAACTGGTCCAAGGAAAGCAGGGGGCTATGACGTGGAAGTTGCTTGCAAAAAAAGCTCAGTACAATCAGGAAAGAAAACTCATTGGCGTTGAGCATCCCCAATTGACAGCTTTTTATGGCGAAGATCGACAAGAAGTCTATGTCAAGGCTGATCTTGGCGATGTTGATCAATCCAATGATAATCTGACCTTATATGATAATGTGACGGGCCGGTTTGGTGATATTGAATTGCTTGCTCAACATCTCGATTATGTTGGTGCCATGCATAAGGTCTACCTTAAAGGTGGCGTCATTGTTCGTAGACCTGATATGACATTGACTGGTGCAGCCGTTGAAATTGATCTGATTAGTCGCGAACTCATCGCAGCTGGCGGGGTCGAGGCCTTATTCTCTCCCCAAAAATATAGTGGTATGTCCCTTAATAAATAG
- a CDS encoding KdsC family phosphatase yields the protein MADRAFKLAQNIKLLVLDVDGVLTDGGLYYTNEGMVMKRFNVQDGLGIKLAQTAGLEIGVITGLDQPPVEKRISELGIKHYYAGNHRKVPYLIEMCDKIGIKPSEAAFIGDDWIDLGVMKYAGLAMSVSNAMPEVLEIADWVSTKRGGHGAVREAISYILKARGLFEDAMKRWVD from the coding sequence ATGGCTGATCGTGCTTTCAAGCTTGCCCAGAATATAAAATTGCTTGTGCTTGATGTTGATGGGGTTTTAACAGATGGAGGTTTGTACTATACCAATGAAGGTATGGTCATGAAACGGTTTAATGTTCAGGATGGTCTCGGTATCAAACTCGCCCAGACGGCAGGGCTTGAAATTGGTGTTATCACCGGGTTGGATCAACCTCCGGTTGAAAAAAGAATCTCTGAGCTTGGTATTAAGCATTATTATGCTGGCAATCATCGAAAAGTTCCTTACTTGATTGAAATGTGTGATAAAATAGGAATAAAGCCATCTGAAGCTGCATTTATTGGAGATGACTGGATTGACCTCGGAGTAATGAAATATGCCGGACTCGCGATGAGTGTGTCCAATGCCATGCCCGAAGTTCTTGAGATTGCAGATTGGGTCTCTACTAAGCGTGGAGGCCATGGTGCGGTTCGTGAAGCCATTAGCTATATTCTCAAAGCTCGTGGCTTATTTGAAGATGCCATGAAGCGGTGGGTAGACTAG
- the kdsA gene encoding 3-deoxy-8-phosphooctulonate synthase encodes MALSELYQKSRSGPFILAGPCVIESREIVLRAATTLAAIADRLGLPLVFKSSFDKANRTSVTSFRGPGMQEGVRLLSEVKAETGLPIVTDIHHPEQAPLVAEVADVLQIPAFLCRQTDLLVAAAKTGKIVNVKKGQFLAPWDMENVVNKLRASGNENIWLTERGVTYGYNNLVVDMRSIPEMRKFDVPVVFDATHSVQLPGGLGKASGGQREYIPVLASAAVAAGANGVFMECHPDPDNAKCDGPNSLPLDAVEALLTRLKALWELNNG; translated from the coding sequence TTGGCTCTAAGCGAATTATATCAAAAAAGTCGGTCCGGTCCGTTTATTCTGGCCGGACCGTGTGTCATTGAAAGCCGTGAAATCGTACTGCGTGCAGCGACAACGCTTGCAGCGATCGCAGATCGGCTCGGTTTGCCGTTGGTTTTTAAAAGTTCTTTTGATAAGGCGAACAGGACTTCTGTTACGAGTTTTCGAGGGCCTGGAATGCAGGAAGGCGTGCGTTTGCTTTCTGAGGTCAAGGCTGAAACCGGGCTTCCTATTGTTACGGATATTCATCATCCTGAACAGGCCCCCTTGGTTGCGGAGGTCGCTGACGTTCTCCAAATTCCTGCTTTTTTATGCAGGCAGACAGATTTGCTTGTTGCAGCAGCAAAGACAGGCAAAATTGTTAATGTGAAAAAAGGCCAATTCCTTGCTCCTTGGGATATGGAAAATGTCGTGAATAAGCTACGGGCCTCGGGTAATGAAAATATTTGGCTGACAGAGCGTGGGGTAACGTATGGATACAATAATTTGGTTGTAGACATGCGCTCCATTCCTGAAATGCGAAAATTTGATGTGCCAGTAGTTTTTGATGCAACCCATTCGGTCCAGTTGCCGGGGGGGCTTGGCAAGGCCTCTGGAGGGCAGCGGGAATATATTCCTGTTTTGGCTTCGGCTGCAGTTGCCGCCGGTGCAAACGGGGTTTTTATGGAGTGCCACCCTGATCCGGATAATGCAAAATGTGATGGGCCGAACAGTTTGCCACTTGATGCTGTGGAGGCTCTCCTCACCCGCCTCAAGGCTCTTTGGGAGTTGAATAATGGCTGA
- a CDS encoding CTP synthase, whose amino-acid sequence MKTKFIFITGGVLSSLGKGLSAASIGALLQARGLKATIQKLDPYINVDPGTMNPFQHGEVFVTDDGAETDLDLGHYERYLGTALSQQNNYTSGSIYNSVIQKERRGDYLGGTVQVIPHITDAIKEAVINLPNGEDVALIEIGGTVGDIEGQPFLEAIRQLKNDLGKENVLYIHLTLVPYIKTAGEMKTKPTQHSVKELRSVGIQPDIIICRSEEELEEDLKRKIALFCDVDTDAVFSGVDVSSIYEVPLKFYEEGVDQKIAILLKLPARNAELAPWENLVHTLKNPKGTVKIGIIGKYVDLTEAYKSLHEALVHGGVANEVKVELEYVNSEKITAKNVEKKLASLDGVLVPGGFGSRGVEGKIIAIQYARENKIPFFGICLGMQCACIEFARNVIGLENANSVEFDAATEHDIIYLMKEWFDFRTKKTETRCEESDKGGTMRLGTYPCKLKKDTAAHKAYQTINIDERHRHRFEFNNEYIEQFVNNGMVLSGTAPDESLVEIVELPDHPWFLGCQFHPEFKSNPMKPHPLFREFIKASKLDRDKRGK is encoded by the coding sequence ATGAAAACCAAGTTCATTTTTATTACCGGTGGCGTTCTCTCTTCTTTGGGGAAGGGACTCTCTGCTGCTTCTATCGGCGCACTCCTCCAGGCGAGGGGGCTAAAAGCTACTATCCAAAAGCTCGATCCCTATATTAACGTCGATCCTGGTACGATGAACCCCTTCCAGCATGGTGAAGTCTTTGTCACTGACGACGGTGCTGAAACGGATCTCGATCTTGGGCATTATGAAAGGTATCTGGGGACGGCACTGAGTCAGCAAAACAATTACACCTCCGGTTCTATTTACAATTCCGTAATTCAAAAAGAGCGCCGGGGTGACTATCTTGGTGGAACTGTTCAGGTTATTCCGCACATCACCGATGCTATCAAAGAGGCGGTTATCAACCTTCCTAATGGTGAAGATGTCGCTCTTATTGAGATTGGTGGTACTGTCGGGGATATTGAGGGACAACCTTTTCTCGAGGCAATACGTCAACTGAAGAATGATTTGGGCAAGGAAAATGTTCTTTATATTCATTTGACTCTCGTTCCATACATAAAGACTGCTGGAGAAATGAAAACCAAGCCGACGCAGCATTCCGTGAAAGAACTTCGGAGTGTTGGAATCCAACCTGATATCATCATTTGTCGGTCAGAAGAAGAATTAGAAGAGGATCTTAAAAGAAAGATTGCTCTCTTTTGTGATGTTGATACGGATGCAGTTTTTTCTGGAGTTGATGTTTCTTCCATCTACGAAGTCCCTTTGAAGTTTTATGAAGAGGGTGTGGACCAGAAGATTGCAATTCTCCTTAAATTACCTGCTAGAAATGCCGAACTGGCTCCTTGGGAAAATCTTGTTCATACTTTGAAAAATCCCAAAGGGACTGTTAAGATTGGTATTATTGGAAAGTATGTAGATCTGACAGAAGCATACAAAAGTCTGCATGAAGCTCTTGTCCATGGGGGCGTGGCCAACGAAGTCAAAGTTGAACTTGAGTATGTCAATTCTGAGAAAATAACGGCAAAAAATGTTGAGAAGAAGCTTGCGAGCCTGGACGGAGTGCTTGTCCCTGGTGGATTTGGATCACGAGGAGTGGAAGGAAAAATTATTGCTATCCAATATGCTCGAGAGAACAAAATACCCTTCTTTGGAATCTGTCTTGGAATGCAGTGTGCCTGTATTGAATTTGCGCGGAATGTCATTGGACTGGAAAATGCCAACTCTGTTGAATTCGATGCCGCAACAGAACATGACATCATATATCTGATGAAAGAATGGTTTGATTTCCGTACGAAGAAGACAGAAACTCGCTGTGAAGAATCTGATAAAGGGGGAACCATGAGGCTTGGTACTTACCCCTGTAAATTGAAAAAAGATACAGCTGCTCATAAAGCATATCAGACTATTAATATTGACGAAAGACATCGGCATCGTTTTGAATTCAACAACGAATATATTGAGCAGTTTGTGAATAATGGGATGGTTCTCTCGGGAACTGCGCCCGATGAATCTCTGGTGGAAATAGTTGAGTTGCCGGATCATCCGTGGTTTCTTGGATGCCAGTTTCACCCAGAGTTCAAATCCAATCCCATGAAACCACATCCTCTGTTCAGAGAATTTATCAAGGCTTCCAAGCTTGATAGGGATAAGAGGGGAAAATAA
- a CDS encoding phosphoribosylformylglycinamidine synthase subunit PurQ — protein MARVNALVITGYGTNCHDESAYALKTAGADSADIVYFSDLAAGHVSMDKYNFLLCPGGFLDGDDLGAAQAAALRWRWSNTQEGTPILDQLKMFFKNGGVILGICNGFQLLCKLGLLPAVGGKYFERQVSLSHNDSGRFEDRWVTLKTNPDSPCVFTKGIEYLDVPIRHGEGKIIPMDDALLEEIIKNNLHAVQYTDPKTGSPTQEYPLNPNGSPLGIAGLTDPTGRILGLMPHPEAYNHPTNHPSWTRNEGNTQTLGLAVLEAGVNYLKDQ, from the coding sequence ATGGCTCGCGTTAATGCTCTGGTAATTACCGGGTACGGTACGAACTGTCACGACGAATCCGCCTATGCCCTTAAGACCGCAGGAGCGGACAGTGCAGACATAGTGTACTTTTCCGATCTCGCAGCCGGGCACGTCTCGATGGATAAATACAATTTCCTCCTCTGTCCTGGTGGATTTCTCGATGGAGATGACCTTGGGGCAGCACAAGCAGCTGCTCTACGGTGGAGATGGTCAAACACGCAGGAAGGTACTCCAATTCTTGATCAATTGAAAATGTTTTTTAAGAATGGAGGAGTCATTCTCGGCATCTGCAACGGTTTTCAATTGTTATGTAAATTGGGCTTACTTCCAGCTGTGGGTGGAAAATATTTTGAACGTCAAGTTTCATTATCCCACAATGATTCGGGACGTTTTGAAGATCGGTGGGTCACATTAAAGACAAACCCGGACTCACCATGTGTTTTCACCAAAGGAATTGAGTATTTAGACGTTCCCATCCGGCACGGTGAAGGGAAAATCATCCCCATGGATGACGCGTTACTCGAGGAAATTATCAAGAACAATCTTCACGCAGTACAATACACAGACCCTAAAACGGGATCACCAACTCAAGAATATCCACTCAATCCTAATGGCTCCCCTCTTGGTATTGCGGGTCTGACAGACCCCACAGGTCGCATACTTGGCCTGATGCCTCATCCTGAAGCATACAACCACCCGACCAATCACCCTTCGTGGACAAGAAATGAAGGCAACACGCAAACTCTTGGCCTCGCTGTGCTTGAAGCCGGGGTTAATTATCTTAAAGATCAATAA
- the tadA gene encoding tRNA adenosine(34) deaminase TadA has protein sequence MPLHSPPPLNWRSLMDVAFGQACKAAQIGEIPVGAALFTLTGELIAQAHNQPIGLHDPTGHAEILCLRKAATTVQNYRLKDTILAVTLEPCIMCTGALIHARVAGVVIGALDKRTGAMLSNLDGAKLSFSNHHMWTISGVMENECSSILKRFFLNKRNKQQK, from the coding sequence ATGCCCCTCCACTCCCCTCCCCCACTCAACTGGCGATCACTGATGGATGTGGCTTTCGGTCAGGCATGCAAGGCGGCCCAAATTGGTGAAATTCCTGTGGGGGCCGCCCTTTTTACTTTGACCGGTGAATTAATAGCCCAAGCGCATAATCAACCGATAGGCCTGCATGACCCAACCGGACATGCTGAAATTCTCTGTTTACGCAAGGCTGCAACAACAGTACAAAATTATCGTCTTAAAGATACGATCCTTGCTGTAACCCTTGAACCATGCATCATGTGTACCGGTGCACTCATTCATGCACGAGTTGCAGGAGTTGTTATAGGAGCTCTTGATAAACGAACAGGCGCAATGCTCTCCAATCTGGACGGAGCAAAACTCTCATTTTCCAACCACCATATGTGGACAATCTCCGGAGTTATGGAAAACGAATGTTCATCAATCTTGAAACGCTTTTTCCTCAATAAACGAAACAAGCAACAGAAATGA
- a CDS encoding NifB/NifX family molybdenum-iron cluster-binding protein, whose product MKIALPTRDGCIDDHFGHCDHYTIITLDNDNKIVSKEPMDSPEGCGCKSDIAPILSQMGVKVMLAGNMGQGAVNILQSNNIKVIRGCSGEIDTVAANYLAGKVEDQLIVCDHHDCANH is encoded by the coding sequence ATGAAAATAGCACTGCCGACTCGTGATGGTTGTATTGATGATCATTTTGGTCATTGTGACCATTACACAATCATTACTTTGGATAATGACAACAAAATCGTTTCAAAAGAACCGATGGATTCACCCGAAGGCTGTGGATGCAAATCTGATATTGCTCCCATCCTTTCGCAAATGGGTGTGAAGGTTATGCTTGCTGGAAACATGGGACAAGGCGCTGTCAACATATTACAATCGAATAACATCAAAGTAATTCGAGGATGCTCCGGCGAAATCGACACTGTAGCAGCCAACTATTTGGCGGGCAAAGTTGAAGATCAACTGATAGTCTGTGACCATCATGATTGTGCCAATCACTAA